One Phalacrocorax aristotelis chromosome Z, bGulAri2.1, whole genome shotgun sequence DNA window includes the following coding sequences:
- the PCSK1 gene encoding neuroendocrine convertase 1: MDGRRWAGRCAALALLLAACCLTRGGSAERQFLNEWAAEIPAGTDAARAIAEELDYDLVGQIGSLKNHYLFRRKSHPRRSRRSAIHITKRLSDDERVSWAEQQYEKKRTKRATMRDSAENLFNDPMWNQQWYLQDTRITPSLPKLDLHVIPVWQKGITGKGVVITVLDDGLEWNHTDIYANYDPQASYDFNDNDHDPFPRYDPTNENKHGTRCAGEIAMQANNRKCGVGVAYNSKVGGIRMLDGIVTDAIEASSIGFNPEHVDIYSASWGPNDDGKTVEGPGRLAQKAFEYGIKQGRNGKGSIFVWASGNGGRQGDNCDCDGYTDSIYTISISSASQQGLSPWYAEKCSSTLATAYSSGDYTDQRITSADLHNECTETHTGTSASAPLAAGIFALALEANPNLTWRDMQHLVVWTSEYDPLAGNPGWKKNGAGLMVNSRFGFGLLNANALVDLADPKRWKGVPEKRECIVKDKSFEPRLLRANEEVMIEIPTKACEGQENAIASLEHVQLEATIEYSRRGDLHVTLVSPSGTSTVLLAERERDKSPNGFKNWDFMSVHTWGENPTGTWVLRITDVSRRIENEGRIVNWKLILHGTATQPEHMKQPRVYTSYNAVQNDRRGVEKMTDFVEDHTTQKNLSEKPTVTEDTSSSSDKAEDKIPSEAMLHLLQSAFSRQMAQKRLPKKTASEKLNIPYEHFYQALEKLNKPSQLRDSEESLYSDYVDLFYNAKPYKHRDDRLLQALVDIINEGN, translated from the exons ATGGACGGGCGACGCTGGGCCGGCCGGTGCGCGGCCCTGGCGCTGCTGCTGGCCGCCTGCTGCCTGACCCGCGGCGGCAGCGCCGAGCGGCAGTTCCTCAACGAGTGGGCGGCGGAGATCCCGGCGGGCACCGACGCCGCCAGAGCCATCGCGGAGGAGCTGGACTACGACCTCGTGGGGCAG ATTGGATCACTCAAAAATCACTACCTATTCAGACGTAAAAGCCATCCAAGGCGGTCTCGAAGAAGTGCCATTCATATCACTAAAAGACTCTCTGATGATGAGCGG GTGTCATGGGCAGAGcagcaatatgaaaaaaagcGAACTAAGCGTGCCACCATGAGAGACTCAGCAGAAAATCTTTTCAACGATCCTATGTGGAATCAGCAGTGGTATCTG cAAGATACAAGAATAACTCCATCCCTGCCCAAACTGGATCTCCATGTTATTCCTGTATGGCAAAAAGGGATTACAGGCAAGGGTGTTGTCATCACAGTACTAGACGATGGCTTGGAGTGGAATCACACTGACATCTACGCTAACTAT gATCCACAGGCAAGTTATGATTTCAATGACAACGATCACGATCCCTTCCCTAGATATGACccaacaaatgaaaacaa GCACGGAACACGGTGTGCAGGAGAAATTGCCATGCAAGCCAACAACAGAAAATGTGGAGTTGGGGTAGCCTACAATTCCAAAGTTGGAG GTATACGTATGCTGGATGGAATAGTCACTGACGCTATTGAAGCCAGCTCAATCGGTTTCAATCCAGAACACGTGGATATTTACAGTGCAAGCTGGGGCCCTAATGATGATGGTAAAACTGTGGAGGGACCTGGGAGACTGGCACAGAAGGCCTTTGAGTATGGGATAAAACAG GGCCGAAATGGAAAAGGCTCCATTTTTGTATGGGCTTCTGGGAACGGAGGCCGTCAGGGTGACAACTGTGACTGTGATGGTTACACTGATAGTATCTACACTATCTCCATTAGCAGTGCTTCTCAGCAAGGCCTTTCTCCCTGGTATGCAGAGAAGTGCTCTTCAACTCTGGCCACAGCATACAGCAGTGGGGATTATACTGACCAAAGAATT ACAAGTGCTGATCTTCACAATGAATGTACAGAGACTCACACTGGGACCTCTGCATCCGCACCACTGGCAGCGGGAATTTTTGCTCTAGCGCTGGAAGCAAA CCCAAATCTAACATGGAGGGATATGCAGCACTTGGTAGTGTGGACCTCAGAATATGATCCGCTGGCTGGAAATCCAGGATGGAAAAAGAATGGAGCAGGACTGATGGTCAACAGCCGATTTGGTTTTGGACTACTCAATGCCAATGCATTGGTAGATTTAGCTGATCCCAAAAGATGGAAAGGTGTACCAGAAAAGAGAGAGTGTATTGTCAAAGACAAAAGCTTTGAACCAAG ATTATTAAGAGCAAATGAAGAAGTCATGATTGAAATTCCCACAAAAGCCTGTGAGGGTCAAGAAAACGCCATTGCATCTCTGGAGCATGTGCAGCTTGAGGCAACGATTGAGTATTCCCGCAGAGGGGATCTTCATGTCACTCTGGTATCTCCATCAG GGACCAGCACTGTCTTACtggctgagagagagagagataaatCTCCCAATGGCTTTAAGAACTGGGATTTCATGTCTGTTCACACATGGGGAGAGAATCCAACAGGCACCTGGGTTTTAAGAATTACTGATGTG TCCAGAAGAAtagaaaatgaaggaaggatTGTAAATTGGAAACTGATTTTGCATGGCACTGCTACCCAGCCTGAACACATGAAGCAGCCGCGTGTATACACATCCTACAATGCTGTGCAAAACGACAGAAGAGGAGTGGAGAAGATGACAGACTTTGTAGAG GACCACACCACACAGAAGAATCTCAGTGAAAAACCCACAGTCACAGAAGATACTAGTAGTAGCAGTGacaaagcagaagataaaattCCATCAGAAGCTATGCTACATTTACTGCAAAGTGCTTTTAGCAGACAGATGGCTCAGAAGCGACTGCCAAAGAAGACTGCAAGTGAGAAGTTAAATATTCCATATGAACACTTCTATCAAGCCCTCGAAAAATTAAACAAGCCCTCCCAGTTGAGAGACTCAGAAGAAAGTCTGTACAGTGACTACGTTGATCTTTTTTACAATGCCAAACCATACAAGCATAGAGATGATAGACTGCTGCAAGCCTTGGTTGATATTATAAATGAAGGAAACTAA